The following are encoded in a window of bacterium genomic DNA:
- a CDS encoding ferrochelatase translates to EAWARAEEDPDACALVFVAHSLPEKFVAAGDPYLSQTRATVSAVHGRLREALADHAAWLDRMPGGAAPLLAFQSRVGPIKWLGPEITAETARLAAAGCKRLHVQPVSFTCEHIETLHELDIELKEDAEKAGITHFTRGAALNLDEGWLASLTDHLLRSAYPAAEVADARG, encoded by the coding sequence TGGAGGCCTGGGCGCGCGCGGAGGAGGATCCCGACGCCTGCGCCCTGGTCTTCGTGGCCCACTCCCTGCCGGAAAAGTTCGTGGCCGCGGGCGATCCGTACCTGTCCCAGACCCGCGCCACCGTGAGCGCCGTGCACGGCCGCCTGCGCGAGGCCCTGGCCGACCACGCCGCCTGGCTGGACCGCATGCCCGGCGGCGCCGCGCCCCTGCTGGCGTTCCAGAGCCGCGTGGGGCCCATCAAGTGGCTGGGGCCGGAGATCACGGCGGAGACCGCGCGCCTGGCCGCCGCGGGCTGCAAGCGCCTGCACGTGCAGCCGGTGAGCTTCACCTGCGAGCACATCGAGACGCTGCACGAGCTGGACATCGAGCTGAAGGAAGACGCCGAGAAGGCGGGCATCACGCACTTCACGCGCGGCGCGGCCCTGAACCTGGACGAGGGCTGGCTCGCGTCGCTGACCGATCATCTCCTGCGCTCCGCGTACCCCGCGGCGGAGGTGGCCGATGCACGCGGCTGA